The Comamonas sp. 26 DNA window CCCAGCGCAACTGCCTGACCCGCGACCAGGCCCTGCGCATGTGGACCGAAAACGTGACCTGGTTCAGCAACGAACAGGGCAAGAAGGGCCGTATCCAGGTGGGCCAGTTGGCCGATGTGATCGTGCCCGACCGCGACTTCTTCGCTTGCCCAGAGTCCGATATCGCCGACACCTCGGCCCTGCTCACCGTGGTGGGCGGCAAGGTGGTCTACGGCGCCGGCAGCTTCGCCGACTTCGATGAATCGGCCCCGCCCCTGGCCATGCCCGACTGGTCCCCCGTGCGCACCTTCAAGGGCTATGGTGCCTGGGGTGTGCAGGAAGGCGCGCCGCTGCAAGCCGTGATGCGCAATGCGGCGGCAAACTGCGGCTGCGCCAGCAACTGCAACATGCACGGACACGCCCATGCCACGGCTTGGAGCAGCCAACTGCCCGTGGCCGATCTCAAGGGCTTCTGGGGCGCCCTGGGCTGCGCCTGCTGGGCGGTCTGAGCATGGACGCGCTGCGTTCCGCTGCCACCGCACCCTGGGTGCAGTCGCTGGCCCTGCTGTGTCTGTGTGCCGCCTACCTGCAAGGCGGGGTGGACAAGGCCCGCAACTTCCGCGGCGCGGTCGCCGAGATGCGCCAGTTCGGCCTGGCGCCGGCCGTGCCCATCGCGGCGGCCACCATCGCGCTGCAGCTGGGCGCCTCGGCGCTGATCGTGTCGGGCTGGTACCGCTGGGCGGGTGCCCTGGCGCTGGCAGCCTTCACCGTGGCCGCGGCCTTTCTGGCCGACCGCTTCTGGGCAGCGCCGCAGGCCGATCGCCAGCGTACTGCCAATGCATTTTTTGAACACTGGGCCTGGTTGGCGGCATGTTGCTCGTCGTCTGGCACGACCTGGGAGGCCACCGTGCCGGATAACAAAACCACCACCAACAACACCTCGGGCAGCTTCGCGCCGCTCGCCATCCCCGTCTTCGCCGTGCTGTGGGCCGCCACGGTGCTGGGCAATATCGGCAGCTTCATGCGCGATGTGGCCAGCGCCTGGATGGTGACCGAGCTGTCCAGCAGCCCCACGGCCGTGGCCCTAATCCAGACGGCGGCCACGCTGCCCGTCTTCCTGCTGGCCATTCCCGCCGGTGTGCTGTCCGACATCCTGGACCGTCGTCGCTTCCTCATCGGCGTGCAGGTGCTGCTGGGTGCCGTGAGCGGCACGCTGCTGGTGCTGGCACAGACCAACACGCTGACCGTGGAGTATCTCGTGGCCCTGACCTTTGTGGGCGGCATCGGCGCCGCCCTCATGGGCCCGACCTGGCAGTCCATCGTGCCCGAACTGGTGCCGCGCAGCGAACTCAAGAGCGCCGTGGCACTCAACTCGCTGGGCATCAACATCGCCCGTGCCATAGGCCCGGCCGCCGGCGGCCTGCTGCTGGCCAGCTTCGGCGCCGCCGCGGCCTACGGCCTGGATGTGCTCAGTTATGTGTTCGTGATTGCCGCCCTGATCTGGTGGAAACGTCCCAAGGCCGAGGCCTCGGCGCTCAACGAGCAGTTCTTCGGCGCCTTCCGGGCCGGCGTGCGTTATGCCCGTGCCAGCCGCGAGC harbors:
- a CDS encoding MFS transporter, which translates into the protein MDALRSAATAPWVQSLALLCLCAAYLQGGVDKARNFRGAVAEMRQFGLAPAVPIAAATIALQLGASALIVSGWYRWAGALALAAFTVAAAFLADRFWAAPQADRQRTANAFFEHWAWLAACCSSSGTTWEATVPDNKTTTNNTSGSFAPLAIPVFAVLWAATVLGNIGSFMRDVASAWMVTELSSSPTAVALIQTAATLPVFLLAIPAGVLSDILDRRRFLIGVQVLLGAVSGTLLVLAQTNTLTVEYLVALTFVGGIGAALMGPTWQSIVPELVPRSELKSAVALNSLGINIARAIGPAAGGLLLASFGAAAAYGLDVLSYVFVIAALIWWKRPKAEASALNEQFFGAFRAGVRYARASRELHVVLLRAAVFFLFASAVWALLPLVARRMLGGTAGFYGVMLGAVGAGAILGAVLLPKLRKRLDTDGLVLLASVITAAVMAVLTQAPPQWLAVALMLVLGLGWILALTTLNGVAQAVLPNWVRGRGLAIYLMVFNGAMALGSLGWGLIAGQMGLPVTLLIGAVGLVLVSLVFHRIKLPTGEADLQPSNHWPEPLLAEPVAHDRGPVMIQIEYRIAREDLSAFLQAMQQVAHERRRDGAYAWGVAEHTGEPGRVIEWFLVESWAEHLRQHGRVSKADADLQAAALRYHQGPDKPVVHHFLSLNGRSTQAGPGVSLH